In Saccharicrinis fermentans DSM 9555 = JCM 21142, a genomic segment contains:
- a CDS encoding sigma-54-dependent transcriptional regulator, whose product MSNLKILILDDEVRITEKLKYHLDKRSFEVYTANTPNEGFALLEKEKPGILILDVILPGMNGLDVLKKVKEDYPSIEVIMISGYGDMDMVIEAMRKGASDFIRKPFQVMDIQVAVERTGKFIALQKKLERAEDIGSLVSRELEGMIEKDFIGESDAIKRVIKIALKTAKDKDVNVLVTGENGTGKEIISRIIHYASPRSEQVFAPVNSSAIPATLLESEFFGHVKGAFTDARDDKKGYFELANNGTLFLDEIADMPFSLQAKLLRAIEENKVKRVGGNKEMPVDVRIISATNKNIEQLIEEGKFRIDLYHRINTIEINIPPLRQRPEDIEPLLNHFVDSFARKKNMEAPGISGDLIKKLQGYYFPGNVRELRNMVERALILLEGNELLPGDFPLKGDAQKESMYFDTLDLERNEQQLIVEALRRCQMNQTQAADLLCISRDALKRKIKKFGIEIGKTIV is encoded by the coding sequence ATGAGTAACTTGAAAATATTGATTCTGGATGATGAAGTTCGTATCACCGAAAAATTAAAATATCATCTGGATAAGAGAAGTTTTGAGGTGTATACCGCCAATACACCCAACGAGGGTTTTGCTTTGCTGGAAAAGGAGAAGCCGGGCATACTGATTCTGGATGTGATACTTCCGGGTATGAATGGGTTGGACGTGTTGAAAAAGGTGAAGGAGGATTATCCGAGTATAGAGGTGATCATGATAAGTGGTTATGGTGATATGGATATGGTAATTGAAGCCATGCGTAAAGGTGCTTCAGACTTTATAAGAAAACCTTTTCAGGTAATGGATATTCAGGTAGCTGTGGAGCGAACAGGTAAATTTATTGCCCTTCAGAAGAAGCTGGAGCGTGCAGAAGATATAGGATCGCTTGTCTCGCGTGAATTGGAAGGGATGATTGAAAAGGACTTTATTGGTGAGAGTGATGCCATTAAAAGAGTTATAAAAATAGCGCTTAAAACGGCCAAAGATAAAGATGTAAACGTGCTGGTGACAGGTGAGAACGGAACTGGAAAGGAAATCATCTCGCGTATTATACATTATGCCAGTCCCCGCAGTGAGCAAGTGTTTGCCCCGGTGAATAGTTCGGCCATCCCTGCCACATTGCTTGAGAGTGAATTTTTTGGTCATGTAAAAGGGGCTTTTACAGATGCCCGCGATGATAAAAAAGGATATTTTGAACTGGCTAATAATGGTACTTTGTTCTTAGACGAGATCGCCGACATGCCTTTTTCCTTGCAAGCCAAGCTTTTGAGAGCCATCGAAGAAAACAAAGTGAAGCGGGTAGGAGGGAACAAGGAGATGCCGGTGGATGTACGTATTATCTCGGCTACCAATAAAAATATTGAGCAGCTGATTGAGGAGGGTAAGTTTCGTATTGATTTGTATCATCGTATCAATACCATAGAGATTAATATTCCTCCTTTACGGCAAAGACCCGAGGATATTGAGCCGTTGTTAAACCATTTTGTGGACTCGTTTGCGCGCAAAAAAAATATGGAAGCACCCGGAATAAGTGGTGATTTAATTAAGAAATTACAAGGATATTATTTTCCGGGTAATGTACGGGAATTGCGTAATATGGTAGAGCGGGCTTTGATCTTATTGGAGGGTAATGAGCTATTGCCTGGAGATTTCCCCTTAAAAGGGGATGCCCAAAAGGAGAGTATGTATTTTGATACCTTGGATCTGGAGCGTAATGAACAGCAGCTTATTGTGGAAGCACTTAGACGTTGCCAAATGAACCAGACACAAGCTGCTGATCTACTCTGTATTTCAAGGGATGCACTTAAGCGTAAAATAAAAAAGTTTGGGATAGAGATTGGAAAAACCATCGTGTAA
- a CDS encoding carboxypeptidase-like regulatory domain-containing protein has translation MRKYILMCLLCTCYAWSGKAQMYTVTGFVYDEHGVPLPGCHVHYTHLCEITDINGKFRLNVTEGNTNISFSFIGYHTKDTSFIATQDAVLTVMLKADNRLMDEVSVIGNGINTRKSKKNEVINARFVAQNQTGTFIKSIERLPGVNAMDIGANASKPIIRTL, from the coding sequence GTGAGAAAGTACATTTTGATGTGCTTGTTGTGTACCTGCTATGCATGGTCCGGCAAAGCACAGATGTATACTGTTACAGGATTCGTATATGATGAACATGGGGTTCCTTTACCAGGATGCCATGTACATTACACCCACCTATGCGAAATAACAGACATAAATGGCAAGTTTAGACTTAATGTAACAGAGGGAAATACGAATATTTCCTTCTCGTTTATAGGTTATCATACCAAAGACACTTCTTTCATCGCAACCCAGGATGCTGTCCTTACGGTAATGCTAAAAGCTGATAACCGCTTAATGGATGAAGTCTCTGTGATTGGCAACGGCATAAACACCCGTAAATCTAAAAAAAACGAAGTGATCAATGCCCGCTTTGTTGCACAAAACCAGACAGGTACCTTCATTAAATCCATAGAGAGATTACCCGGGGTAAATGCAATGGACATAGGTGCCAATGCTTCAAAACCCATCATCAGGACATTATAA
- a CDS encoding dihydroneopterin aldolase produces MGTLKIKNLLVRSNVGFEPHIRDYQQDLLVTISICYNSLLEEGSDDPKDAIDLNLMVKEIMGRAESGHFNLIEAFTRMILDTVLEEGRVDRAEVEVKKVKSIQFSGELSFSLSGTNG; encoded by the coding sequence ATGGGAACATTAAAAATAAAAAATTTATTGGTTCGTAGTAATGTGGGGTTTGAGCCGCATATTCGTGATTATCAGCAGGACTTGCTGGTGACTATCTCTATTTGTTATAACAGTTTGTTAGAGGAGGGGAGTGACGATCCCAAGGATGCCATAGATTTAAACCTCATGGTGAAGGAGATTATGGGACGGGCAGAGTCAGGGCATTTTAATTTAATAGAGGCTTTTACCCGTATGATTTTGGACACTGTTTTGGAGGAAGGAAGAGTCGATAGGGCCGAGGTTGAGGTGAAAAAAGTAAAGTCGATTCAGTTCTCCGGAGAATTGTCTTTTAGCTTGTCGGGTACTAATGGGTAA
- a CDS encoding NAD(P)/FAD-dependent oxidoreductase, whose product MILKDFIIVGGGIAGLSAIKAIREQNQSASILWISDEDRLPYKRTKINKHIAVGFSRDEFALVEHDWLLTHHVELLFDRVIGIETAKHELSFKHRGNLQYHKLIVAIGNKPRPLSINGLSQDMVFNVHNARQVENIIRSTSSSRTYMVVGAGVEGVETADQLVQKGKKVILVDRNSMVLQRFFTPKYAALLQDTIQKAGIQLLLDVHDIDGSLGESVIQMNGQQYDVDTVISTIGYTPNIELAAASNIQCNVGIRVDEYMQTSAEDVFAAGDVAEHPSGEITCLWHAAEYQGRVAGMNACGIKTKLELKPFRMKTEVFGDYYLAVLPSKSSLEWVEEEKDDIVRDMYFDQGKLEAVLMKNDGSRSKIYQTALMEKWTRERINRELPL is encoded by the coding sequence ATGATTCTTAAGGATTTTATTATTGTTGGAGGCGGTATTGCCGGCCTCTCGGCCATCAAGGCCATAAGAGAACAAAACCAGTCAGCCTCTATATTATGGATAAGTGATGAGGACAGGTTGCCTTATAAAAGAACAAAAATAAATAAGCATATAGCAGTTGGCTTTTCTCGGGATGAGTTTGCATTGGTGGAGCATGATTGGCTTCTTACTCATCATGTTGAACTTTTGTTTGATCGGGTGATTGGTATTGAGACAGCTAAGCATGAACTTTCGTTTAAGCACAGAGGTAATCTGCAATATCACAAATTGATTGTAGCTATAGGTAATAAACCAAGGCCGTTATCAATAAATGGGTTGTCTCAGGATATGGTATTTAATGTACATAATGCACGGCAGGTAGAGAATATCATTCGTTCCACATCTTCGTCACGAACCTATATGGTTGTAGGTGCTGGTGTGGAAGGTGTTGAGACCGCAGATCAATTGGTGCAGAAAGGTAAGAAAGTGATATTGGTTGATCGAAACTCCATGGTTCTTCAACGCTTTTTTACGCCCAAGTATGCCGCACTCTTGCAGGATACTATTCAAAAGGCAGGCATTCAGTTGTTATTAGATGTACATGACATAGATGGTAGTTTAGGTGAAAGTGTTATTCAAATGAATGGGCAACAGTATGATGTAGACACTGTTATTTCTACCATTGGATATACGCCTAATATTGAATTAGCTGCTGCATCCAATATACAGTGCAATGTAGGAATAAGGGTGGATGAATACATGCAAACATCTGCAGAAGATGTGTTTGCAGCTGGCGATGTAGCAGAGCATCCTTCCGGAGAGATTACTTGTTTGTGGCACGCTGCTGAATATCAAGGCCGGGTGGCCGGAATGAACGCTTGCGGAATAAAAACAAAATTGGAGCTAAAACCATTTCGTATGAAAACAGAAGTTTTTGGCGATTATTATCTGGCTGTCCTGCCCTCAAAAAGTAGTTTGGAATGGGTAGAGGAGGAGAAAGACGATATAGTACGTGATATGTATTTTGACCAAGGAAAGCTTGAGGCTGTTTTAATGAAGAACGATGGTTCCCGGTCAAAGATTTATCAAACGGCACTCATGGAGAAATGGACCAGAGAAAGAATCAATAGAGAACTGCCGTTGTGA
- a CDS encoding sodium:solute symporter: MMNISTIDITILVLFMVGIVWWALKNGKSSDSTSYFLAGRNMTWPVVGLSLFAASVSSSTLMGHSGEGFITGIAVFNYNWISVLVMVFFALFFLPFYIKSGIFTMPEFLEKRFDKRSRYYFSFITIFGNVFLDAAATLYTGALIIKLIFPEVDLFWIIVIMALVAGSYTIVGGLSSAINADMIQATILIIGSGVLYFFALNEIGGWEELYNKFGDGVWLKLTRPIDDPTVPWLGMWLGIPILGFYFWANNQVMVQRVLSAKSIDHGRKGVLFVGFLYLFTLFIFILPGLIGRGIHLFGVENLPAEIIDGSTLKSTFGINTDQVYPRLIVHLLPIGLIGLILAAMISALTSTLSATLSSVSTLFTMDFYQRWDKNADGKKLVKVGRITSIVVLLIAIMWAPFIAKFDSLVSYYQEVVSYLAPPIVGTFFLGLFWKRSNEYGALWGLISGIIVAAFLMISKYVLGIDIPYHFLLIAPVVMMFSMSVNVIVSLLTVLPDAEKVAQNTWTVKIWHEETAELKGVVWYKNFRVLSVILVVCCFVMYFMFK, encoded by the coding sequence ATGATGAATATTAGTACAATAGATATTACTATCCTGGTGCTTTTTATGGTGGGTATAGTATGGTGGGCTTTAAAAAATGGGAAGAGTTCCGATTCTACTTCCTATTTTCTGGCAGGAAGGAATATGACATGGCCGGTGGTGGGACTGTCTTTATTTGCGGCAAGTGTTTCAAGTTCTACCCTAATGGGGCATTCGGGAGAAGGGTTTATTACCGGAATAGCTGTCTTTAATTATAACTGGATATCTGTTTTAGTTATGGTGTTTTTTGCGCTATTCTTTTTACCTTTTTATATTAAATCGGGAATTTTCACAATGCCAGAGTTTCTGGAGAAGCGTTTTGATAAACGGTCGAGGTATTATTTTTCTTTTATTACTATTTTTGGTAATGTGTTTTTGGATGCTGCTGCTACCTTATATACTGGCGCTTTAATCATTAAATTAATATTTCCTGAAGTTGATTTGTTTTGGATTATAGTCATCATGGCTCTGGTAGCTGGTAGTTACACCATTGTTGGAGGATTGTCTTCAGCCATCAATGCCGATATGATTCAAGCCACTATTTTAATAATAGGTTCAGGTGTTCTTTATTTTTTTGCACTCAATGAAATAGGGGGCTGGGAAGAACTTTATAATAAATTTGGCGATGGAGTATGGTTAAAGCTCACCAGACCCATTGATGATCCAACAGTTCCCTGGTTAGGTATGTGGTTAGGTATTCCTATTCTGGGATTTTACTTCTGGGCCAATAACCAAGTCATGGTGCAGCGTGTGTTATCTGCCAAGTCTATAGATCATGGTAGAAAAGGAGTGTTGTTTGTTGGTTTCTTGTATTTGTTTACTTTATTTATTTTTATCTTACCCGGATTGATAGGGAGAGGTATTCATTTGTTTGGTGTTGAAAATCTTCCTGCTGAAATTATTGATGGAAGCACATTGAAGTCAACGTTTGGGATAAATACCGATCAGGTGTATCCTAGATTGATTGTTCATTTATTGCCTATAGGGTTAATTGGACTCATTCTGGCAGCTATGATTTCAGCTTTGACATCTACATTAAGTGCTACACTGAGCTCCGTGTCTACTTTGTTTACAATGGATTTTTATCAACGATGGGATAAAAATGCTGATGGTAAGAAGTTGGTAAAGGTGGGAAGGATTACTTCGATTGTTGTATTGCTTATTGCTATTATGTGGGCTCCTTTTATCGCGAAATTTGATTCTTTAGTGTCTTACTATCAGGAGGTGGTATCTTATTTGGCTCCCCCAATTGTTGGTACTTTCTTTTTGGGGTTGTTTTGGAAACGCTCTAATGAATATGGTGCGCTTTGGGGATTGATTTCAGGGATAATAGTTGCTGCATTTCTTATGATTTCAAAATATGTGTTGGGTATTGATATTCCATATCATTTCTTACTAATAGCTCCAGTGGTAATGATGTTTAGTATGAGTGTTAATGTGATAGTTAGTTTGTTGACTGTTCTACCAGATGCCGAAAAAGTGGCTCAAAATACTTGGACTGTCAAAATATGGCATGAAGAAACAGCGGAACTAAAGGGTGTTGTGTGGTACAAAAATTTCAGGGTACTATCTGTAATTTTGGTTGTATGCTGTTTTGTGATGTATTTTATGTTTAAATAG
- a CDS encoding tetratricopeptide repeat protein: MRSFLKYGFVFLLVLASPLKAEETVLNQLHRKLKNASLPEKVEVYNQLSAYYISSDAEKAIKYANQALKIAHSLNDLPGKARAYGNLGMGYYFLSDYDNLREYYKRSLTAYDSLGDQRGITDLATKFYRLDNSQKSLDNYKNSLLLYLNENDVKKIIATYKNMGDVHKSMGDYQIALENYLKALDYIGEQKKGYELEKTALWESIGYIWFNEEAYDKALRYYTLLHDEYMKRGDTLSIASASNNLAGVYYRKDQLNKSKDVYRQALDLQIKMNDHLGASISLLNLARIYSKLNDHPEAILLHKKSIALAKVIGSRDVQQDNYRMLAIIYSKKGDFKLAYKYQVLYSNTSGVLARAQNVDQYIRTLMVNDIEKEKRENEVLEARNENYRLRLEKENLSAWRLSFGFTILVVLILVFVIYYRYYLKREENKNLETKVKEALKKQEEQQQIIVHQASLSSLGELAAGIAHEINQPIQNISLSAEGIQFELMETTPDHAFVKKSVGEIFEDIVRVREIVDHIRIFSSGQKETVYEWFSVSECVNAAISMIRRQYQNHNIDLQLQLSHEVPDLMGNPHKVEQVIHNLLSNARDAVDERERKNPDFKKQIVIETGYEANEVFIKVRDNGAGIPHDKQTDIFLPFVTSKQLGKGTGLGLSISYSLVKEMNGRIEVQSRVMDGTIMKVIFPVDKKNINQ, encoded by the coding sequence ATGAGGAGCTTTTTGAAATATGGATTTGTTTTTTTATTGGTACTGGCTTCCCCGTTAAAAGCCGAGGAAACAGTTCTTAATCAACTTCATCGAAAACTTAAAAATGCCTCTTTACCCGAGAAGGTGGAGGTGTACAATCAGCTTTCAGCCTATTATATTTCTTCGGATGCCGAAAAAGCGATTAAATACGCCAATCAGGCGCTCAAAATTGCTCATTCATTAAATGACTTACCTGGAAAAGCGAGGGCTTATGGTAATTTGGGAATGGGGTATTATTTCCTGAGTGATTACGATAATCTACGTGAGTATTATAAAAGATCATTGACGGCCTATGATTCTTTGGGTGATCAGAGAGGTATCACAGATCTAGCTACTAAATTTTATCGATTGGACAATTCACAGAAGTCCTTGGATAACTACAAAAATTCCTTGCTCCTGTATCTAAATGAAAATGATGTAAAAAAAATTATAGCCACCTATAAGAATATGGGTGATGTACATAAGAGTATGGGAGATTACCAAATAGCATTGGAAAATTATTTGAAAGCGCTGGATTATATTGGTGAGCAAAAGAAAGGCTATGAACTGGAAAAGACTGCCTTGTGGGAGAGTATTGGATATATATGGTTTAATGAGGAAGCGTATGATAAAGCATTGAGGTATTATACTTTGTTACATGATGAGTATATGAAAAGGGGGGATACATTGAGCATTGCCTCTGCTTCGAATAATTTGGCAGGTGTATATTATCGTAAAGATCAGTTAAATAAGTCCAAAGATGTTTATCGGCAGGCTTTGGATTTACAAATAAAAATGAATGATCATTTGGGAGCTTCTATCTCGCTGCTTAACCTGGCTCGTATTTATAGTAAACTCAATGATCATCCAGAGGCTATCTTGCTTCATAAAAAGAGTATTGCCCTGGCCAAGGTGATTGGTAGCCGGGATGTTCAACAGGATAACTATAGAATGTTAGCCATTATTTATAGTAAAAAAGGGGATTTTAAACTGGCCTATAAATATCAGGTTTTGTATTCTAATACTTCGGGTGTGTTAGCCAGAGCACAGAATGTAGATCAATACATAAGAACCTTGATGGTAAATGATATTGAAAAAGAAAAAAGAGAGAATGAAGTACTGGAGGCACGAAATGAAAATTATCGTTTAAGGTTAGAAAAAGAAAACCTGTCTGCCTGGCGGCTTTCTTTTGGTTTTACCATTCTCGTGGTTTTGATACTGGTCTTTGTTATTTATTATCGTTATTATTTGAAACGCGAGGAAAATAAGAATCTGGAGACAAAAGTGAAGGAGGCGCTTAAAAAGCAAGAGGAACAACAGCAAATTATAGTGCATCAGGCGAGTCTTTCTTCTCTGGGTGAATTGGCCGCAGGTATTGCTCATGAAATCAATCAACCCATTCAAAATATATCCCTGTCTGCTGAAGGGATACAGTTTGAACTAATGGAGACAACGCCCGATCATGCTTTTGTAAAGAAGTCGGTTGGTGAGATATTTGAAGATATTGTCCGAGTACGTGAAATAGTAGATCATATACGTATTTTTTCCAGCGGACAAAAGGAGACAGTGTACGAGTGGTTTTCGGTTTCTGAATGTGTGAATGCTGCCATATCGATGATACGGCGTCAGTACCAGAACCACAATATAGATTTGCAGCTTCAATTAAGTCATGAGGTACCCGATTTGATGGGTAACCCGCATAAAGTGGAACAGGTGATTCATAACCTGCTGTCCAATGCCAGAGATGCTGTGGATGAACGAGAACGAAAGAATCCTGACTTTAAAAAGCAAATAGTGATTGAAACGGGTTATGAAGCAAACGAAGTGTTTATTAAAGTCAGGGATAATGGAGCAGGCATTCCGCATGATAAACAAACCGATATTTTTCTCCCTTTTGTCACTAGTAAGCAGTTGGGAAAGGGAACCGGACTTGGTTTGTCTATCTCGTATAGTCTAGTAAAAGAAATGAATGGACGTATAGAAGTACAAAGCCGAGTGATGGATGGAACGATCATGAAAGTTATTTTTCCTGTGGATAAGAAGAATATAAATCAATAG
- a CDS encoding arginine deiminase: MAEAIHTGVYSEIGEIEGVILHTPGSEVENMTPGNAERALYSDILNLSVAEEEYRQLSQVLEKITHTFQVKDLLTEILNIDEVREALVHKICKRENAKLLKEKLLALKPSELARQIIEGVPLHKNTLTSFLSDERNALRPLHNFFFTRDASMTVYDKVLIGKMATKVREREALVMETIFNHSSKLKSNTVNPSKSKHHKHEISIEGGDILVAREDILIVGTGVRTSTQGVDYIIRQLQKNKGKHSVVVQQLPSTPESFIHLDMVFTLLDRDMCMVYDPIIMQPNKYQTILISIEDGHVKNIEKQTNLVQCLNGLGMPLKPLYCGGRKDLWIQEREQWHSGANFFAVGPGKVIGYDRNVYTMEEMNNNGFEIIPALDVIDNKISLNDYEKYVITISGSELARGGGGARCMTMPFKRKRVDY; this comes from the coding sequence ATGGCCGAAGCTATTCATACCGGAGTTTATTCCGAGATAGGAGAAATAGAAGGTGTAATACTACATACGCCAGGGAGTGAAGTGGAAAATATGACTCCCGGAAACGCCGAGAGAGCATTATACAGCGATATTTTGAATTTGTCAGTTGCTGAAGAAGAGTATAGACAACTAAGTCAGGTGTTGGAAAAGATTACCCATACATTTCAAGTAAAAGACTTACTGACCGAAATATTGAATATTGATGAAGTGAGGGAGGCTTTAGTGCATAAGATATGTAAAAGGGAGAATGCAAAATTATTGAAGGAAAAACTGTTGGCCTTAAAACCTAGTGAATTGGCACGCCAGATTATCGAAGGTGTTCCTCTTCATAAAAATACCTTGACAAGCTTTTTGTCGGACGAGAGAAATGCCCTGCGCCCCTTACATAATTTCTTTTTTACACGTGATGCATCCATGACTGTATATGATAAGGTGTTAATAGGAAAGATGGCCACCAAGGTTAGGGAGAGAGAAGCCTTGGTAATGGAGACTATTTTTAATCACTCGTCTAAACTGAAAAGCAATACCGTAAATCCAAGTAAGTCAAAGCATCATAAGCATGAGATATCCATTGAAGGTGGTGATATCTTAGTGGCGAGGGAAGATATTTTAATTGTTGGTACGGGGGTGAGAACGAGTACCCAAGGGGTTGATTATATTATACGTCAGCTACAAAAGAATAAGGGAAAGCATAGTGTTGTGGTACAACAATTACCTTCTACACCAGAAAGCTTTATTCATTTGGATATGGTGTTTACCTTGCTCGACAGAGATATGTGCATGGTTTACGATCCTATTATTATGCAGCCCAATAAATACCAAACCATACTTATTTCTATTGAAGATGGGCATGTAAAGAATATTGAAAAACAAACCAACTTGGTGCAATGTCTGAATGGGCTGGGAATGCCTTTAAAACCTCTTTATTGTGGTGGGCGAAAAGATCTATGGATCCAGGAGCGTGAGCAATGGCATAGCGGAGCTAATTTTTTTGCCGTTGGTCCGGGTAAGGTGATTGGATACGACCGTAATGTTTATACAATGGAGGAGATGAATAACAATGGTTTTGAAATTATTCCTGCCTTGGATGTTATAGACAATAAAATTAGTCTAAATGATTATGAAAAATATGTGATTACCATCAGTGGGTCTGAATTGGCCCGTGGTGGAGGTGGTGCACGTTGTATGACTATGCCCTTTAAAAGAAAAAGGGTTGATTACTAA
- a CDS encoding alanine racemase, whose amino-acid sequence MHPIAEPSLLLNTSICKANITKMAARIRGWQGDFRPHFKTHQSAKIGQWFRDAGVERITVSSFKMAHYFAQHGWKDITVALTCTPIHTAAINQLAATINLNILIEDVASIQALEDHLENPVGVFIKADTGYNRTGIDAEDFITLKKILAHLKDTKKLIFIGFLTHAGNTYHARNMAQIKKVVDPALEKMLALKTFLRKEFPLMELSWGDTPSCSIYNDFYGINEYRPGNFVFYDYTQVQIGSCSMNDVAVCMAAPVLATHPQRNEIVVHAGAIHLSKEYIQLPNGNISYGKVVKINHALEWDTHDIIGEVKSLSQEHGVISANKKIFAHIQPGDILGIIPVHSCLTAHLMKHFLTTEGNFIEMMK is encoded by the coding sequence ATGCACCCAATTGCAGAACCTTCTTTACTGCTAAACACTTCCATATGCAAAGCCAACATCACAAAAATGGCGGCGCGCATAAGAGGGTGGCAAGGAGATTTCAGACCACATTTCAAAACCCATCAATCCGCAAAAATTGGCCAATGGTTTCGCGATGCAGGCGTAGAACGAATCACAGTATCCTCCTTTAAAATGGCGCATTACTTTGCGCAACACGGTTGGAAGGATATCACAGTAGCATTAACCTGCACCCCCATTCATACAGCAGCAATAAACCAACTGGCAGCTACCATCAATTTGAATATTCTGATAGAAGATGTAGCCAGCATACAAGCTTTAGAAGATCACTTAGAAAATCCGGTGGGCGTATTCATTAAAGCAGACACAGGCTATAACCGCACAGGCATTGATGCCGAAGACTTTATTACATTAAAAAAAATATTAGCTCATTTAAAGGACACAAAAAAACTAATTTTTATTGGCTTTTTAACCCATGCGGGCAACACTTATCATGCACGCAACATGGCGCAAATAAAAAAAGTTGTTGATCCGGCATTGGAGAAGATGCTTGCCCTCAAAACATTTTTAAGAAAAGAATTCCCCTTAATGGAACTTTCATGGGGCGACACGCCCAGTTGTTCCATTTATAATGATTTTTATGGTATCAATGAGTACAGACCAGGTAACTTTGTCTTTTACGATTACACCCAAGTTCAAATAGGCAGTTGCTCGATGAACGATGTAGCGGTATGCATGGCTGCACCCGTTTTGGCCACACACCCACAGAGAAACGAAATAGTAGTACACGCAGGAGCGATACACCTATCTAAAGAATATATTCAATTACCCAATGGTAATATATCCTATGGAAAAGTGGTTAAAATAAACCATGCTTTAGAATGGGACACACACGATATTATAGGTGAAGTCAAATCTTTATCACAAGAACATGGTGTAATCTCGGCAAACAAAAAAATCTTTGCACACATACAACCAGGTGATATATTGGGAATTATTCCCGTTCACTCTTGCTTGACTGCACACTTAATGAAACATTTTTTAACCACAGAAGGTAACTTTATCGAAATGATGAAGTAA
- a CDS encoding LPP20 family lipoprotein, translating into MQKIFTLIAITILLSACASTKKQAALLEESKPAWLKERPTDPDYYFGIGITPKIGAPMLYEDKAKERALADISSQINSTIKAEALFYQVEDKQGVHEYLQNRIKSTSSEYLEGYEYVDDWEDLSNVYLMYRLSKQKYKETKELRKKKAFKLATEKYLKGLELRDEGRHISAIEHFAQTLDALSGYMNESTSTDINGKQLDLASEATVQINKMINSFEIVSDLNNLDPSNFFVVYDGDERTVSNCPVHFKYSGGYLVNDHVKTDDKGKVAIPALPQTETVQSQELSIEIDLLNLGRQVTKNLYVRKLIEQQKAGSLILGE; encoded by the coding sequence ATGCAAAAAATATTTACACTCATTGCCATAACAATTTTACTTTCTGCGTGCGCTTCCACCAAAAAACAAGCAGCACTATTAGAAGAATCAAAACCTGCCTGGTTAAAAGAGCGTCCCACTGATCCGGATTACTATTTTGGCATTGGAATAACACCCAAAATAGGAGCTCCCATGTTATATGAGGACAAAGCAAAGGAAAGAGCTTTAGCGGATATATCCAGCCAGATCAATTCAACAATTAAAGCAGAAGCCCTATTTTATCAGGTGGAAGACAAACAGGGAGTTCATGAGTATTTACAAAATAGAATCAAGTCCACCTCCTCCGAATACTTGGAGGGCTACGAATATGTGGATGACTGGGAAGACCTTTCAAACGTATATTTGATGTACCGCCTTTCTAAACAAAAATACAAGGAAACAAAAGAACTACGAAAGAAAAAAGCTTTTAAGCTGGCTACTGAAAAGTATCTAAAAGGACTGGAACTACGAGACGAAGGCAGACACATTTCGGCCATTGAACATTTTGCCCAAACGCTGGATGCATTGAGTGGTTATATGAATGAATCTACCTCCACCGATATCAATGGGAAACAGCTCGATTTGGCCTCAGAGGCGACAGTTCAAATCAACAAAATGATCAATAGCTTTGAAATTGTATCTGACCTAAACAACTTGGATCCATCTAATTTTTTTGTTGTATATGATGGAGATGAACGAACAGTGAGCAACTGTCCTGTGCATTTCAAGTATTCTGGTGGCTACTTGGTCAATGATCACGTAAAAACAGACGACAAGGGCAAAGTAGCAATACCCGCACTACCGCAAACAGAAACAGTCCAGTCGCAGGAACTATCCATTGAGATTGATTTGCTTAACTTAGGTCGCCAGGTTACTAAAAACCTATATGTCAGAAAACTAATCGAACAACAAAAAGCGGGGAGTTTGATCTTGGGAGAATAG